CCAACGAGATTATAATTACGCTCCACGTGTTTATAATCAGGGAAATATTGAATTATTTGAAGTATGGGGTGCGCAAGATCAACCGATTATGAATGGAAAATGGGAAGAGGCCGGATGGATAAAAATTGGAGATTTTAAAACCATAAAGCCTTCCGGTTCACCATTAGGCACTGTAACAGATGAAGACTTTACGGTAGCCGCTAAAGGACATGATTTTACAATTGACATAACTTCACCCGCAGTGCGTTATATACGGGTAAAAGTTAACAGGACATTTGGAAATGTTTCGAACTGCTATTTTGCAGAAGTAAGTTTTTTCGGTGAAATTATAGATTAACAATACAAAAGATGAAAAAGATAAACAGCAATCTATACATTATTATATTGTCTTTTTTTGCATTTTTCTCATGTGAAGATATGATGGATTATCATAAAGACTATACAAAAGGAGGAGAAATTGTATATGCACCGAAAGTAGATTCGGTTATTTTCTCATCTGGAAAACGTAGAATTCAATTTCAATATTGGTTGTACGATTCGCCTAGTGTACGATCAATTAATGTATATTGGAATAATGGAAAAGATTCATTGGAAATTCCAATTGAAAGAGCAACAATAAAAGAGAGTCACATTTTATGTGATTCGGGAAAAGTAATGATTGATAATTTACAGGAAGGGTCTTATTCTTTCCACGTGAAGACAATAGATTCATCCGATAATTATTCTCTGAAAGTCGAAGGTTTTGCAAATTCATATGGCGCTAATTTTGAAAATGGGCTCTCAAATCGCAGGGTAAAATCAGTTTCACAATACGCCATAAACGAGAACGCAACCATCGATTGGTATGCAGCATCAGAAGAGATGATCGGGGTAGAAGTTAAATACACGAAGAAGGATAATCAAGAAGCAATTGTATCGCTATCGGCATCTTCCACGTCCATGGCTTGTCCAGATGCAAAAACAGATTCACCTTTCGAATACCGTACATTTTTCTTACCTGAACCAACCGCGATAGATACTTTCGCTACAGATTGGTCGTTCAATAAAACAAAATTTCCTTTCGACAGAAGTAACTGGGAAGTCATAGGGGTTTCCGATGAACAAGTTTCGGATGGAGGCGGTGTTAAAACAATTATTGATGGGATCATTCATGCACAAGGAATACCATCTAATTTTTGGCATTCTCGATGGTCTCCAGTCGCACCTCTTCCTCACTGGGCAGTAATAGACATGAAGTCACCGAAAAAAATTGCGATGATTGAAACCTTTCGCCGTTGGAGTAACAACTCGACACGTTCAGTGGAATATTACGTTGGAAATGAATATATCCCCGGAGACATGAATGTTGATTTTAATAAATGGACAAAAATAACCGAAGGAATTTTTGACTCGAATGCATCAAACAATAGATTGGTCTTGGAGGTTTCTGATGGATTGAATGTTGCCGGACGCTATCTGCTTATCTATTTAAGAGATTCGAATAATGCGCAGAACACACAAATTTCAGAGATATTTGTGTGCGGGCGAAGTAATGAATGATTTGATATTCATTGGTGGTGACACAATTGATCTATCAATAAATCCCTATAGAAATCAAGTGAACATGTTATCCAAATCTATATTTTAGATTCGGATAACATGTTACCAAAATTATCCGCGAAATTAAATATAGACAAGATGACTCTAAAAAAATTTATCTTCCTTTCAATCTTTATTATTAATATTCAACTTATATTTTGTATTGATAAAAATACCTATTACGCGAGATTCGATGATGATACTTTATTTATTGGAAATAATTTGATCGAGCGAAAATTCCTCTGGAATAATGGGAATCTTAAAACTATCTCTATCAAAGATAAAAAAAATTGCCATAGCTGGATCAATCAAAAACTATCTCCCGACTTTTTTATTCCCCAGCAAAATCAAGACGCAAAAAATGACAAATGGTTTGCTGAAGAGATAGAAACCGCTATTTTGCCCAGACATTTGGCTATAACTGTTGAATATACGCTTGATCACTTGCAGATTCGAAAGGTATACCGAATTTATTCTGATTGTCCCGTCATCGCTTGTGATATTTATTTAAGGGGAGAGGCAAAAGGAAAATGGGTCATTAAACAGAAAGATCCGGCGGAGTTGGATTATGTCGAATCCAGAAATATTCTCTCTCAATACAACGAAATTCCGATAATAGATCAAATTTCGTTAGAAGGAAAACATTGGTCTTTGAACACTGTTGAATTTCTGGACAGGTCTGATTTCAATAACACAATGGTTAAACCCTATTCGGGTACATCCTATACCGAAAATACTTACCGGGGAAATCTACTTTTTTGTGAAAATATGGAATCTGACGATGGTCTCTTCTTCTTGAAAGAGGCTCCGTGTTCTGGTGTACAACTGGCCTATCCGGGAGCTGATTTTGTTACCAACTTCGGACATGTAAGGATGATTGGACTCGGCGTTACGCCTGAAGATTTGAATGTGGATGAATGGACAAAGGCCTACAGTGCTGTTGTCGGGGTTTATTCCGGCGGAGAAATCCAACGTTTGACTGCATTGCAAAAGTATCAGAAAAATTTTCGCAAGCTCCTTCCTGAAAGGGATGAAATGATAGTGATGAATACTTGGGGGGACAGAGGAAGCATCAGCAGATTGACAGAAAATTTTTGCAAAAAGCAAATTGAAGCGTGTGCCCGGCTGGGTATAACCCATTTTCAATTGGATTATGGCTGGCAGGAAGGGAGCGATGAAGGGACCTATCAGCACGTTTATAAAAAGAATCCTGATTTCTGGACTCCCAACAAGCAGTTGTTTCCTAACGGACTATCCCCCGTCATTGAGAAAGGGAAAGAACTTGGCGTGGATGTCTGCCTCTATTTAAACCCGTCGCTTTCCAATGATAATGAAGATTGGGAAAAAGACGCCGATGCCATTATCAAAATGTATCGGGATTACGGGGTAAGAATGTTTAAAATTGATGGTCAGAAGATGCCCAACAAGTTGGCAGAAAGAAGAACCCGCATGATGTACGATAAAGTGATGCGTGAAACTGACGAAAATGTCTTCTTTAACATAGATATTACAGCCGGAGTCAGGGGCGGTTATTTTATGTTTACGGAATATGGAAACTTGTTCTTAGAAAACAGATACACTGAGTGGGGTAATTACTATCCATATAAAACCCTTAGAAATCTCTGGATGTTGTCAAGGTACATACCTGCAGAAAAATTACTTATTGAGTTTCCCAACAAGTGGAAAAATAAAGACAAATACCCTGAAAACGATCCGTTTGCCCCGATAAATTATTCATTCGAATACCTGTTTGCCACAACCATGGCCGCACAACCTCTCGTCTGGATGGATGTGGCGGATCTTCCTGCAGGAGCATTTACAAATCAACAGCTGATAAAAAAATACCGGACCATTCAACACGATTTTCACCAAGGTGTGATTTTACCGATCGGGGATGAACCTTCCGGAAAATCTTGGACAGGTTTTCAATCTATACGGGACGATCAGGGATATTTGCTGATTTTCAGGGAAATGTCACCGAACGCTAGTGCGAAGATTAAGACATGGCTTCCTGCAGGCCGGGTCGTTAATTTGACGCCTATAGCCGGAGATGGAGACCGAATAAAACAGCAGGTATCCGATACGGGATCCGTTACACTACATCTTCCTAAAATGAACAGTTTTGCATTGTATAAATACTCCACTTATTAATTTAGAAGGCTTGTTATTAATGAAATATATTGTTTTTATCAGTTTTTTCCTCAGTTCTTTTATAATGGTATCTGTTGGACAGAACAGCGAGCTTATCC
This portion of the Petrimonas sulfuriphila genome encodes:
- a CDS encoding discoidin domain-containing protein, whose translation is MKKINSNLYIIILSFFAFFSCEDMMDYHKDYTKGGEIVYAPKVDSVIFSSGKRRIQFQYWLYDSPSVRSINVYWNNGKDSLEIPIERATIKESHILCDSGKVMIDNLQEGSYSFHVKTIDSSDNYSLKVEGFANSYGANFENGLSNRRVKSVSQYAINENATIDWYAASEEMIGVEVKYTKKDNQEAIVSLSASSTSMACPDAKTDSPFEYRTFFLPEPTAIDTFATDWSFNKTKFPFDRSNWEVIGVSDEQVSDGGGVKTIIDGIIHAQGIPSNFWHSRWSPVAPLPHWAVIDMKSPKKIAMIETFRRWSNNSTRSVEYYVGNEYIPGDMNVDFNKWTKITEGIFDSNASNNRLVLEVSDGLNVAGRYLLIYLRDSNNAQNTQISEIFVCGRSNE
- a CDS encoding alpha-galactosidase, with the translated sequence MTLKKFIFLSIFIINIQLIFCIDKNTYYARFDDDTLFIGNNLIERKFLWNNGNLKTISIKDKKNCHSWINQKLSPDFFIPQQNQDAKNDKWFAEEIETAILPRHLAITVEYTLDHLQIRKVYRIYSDCPVIACDIYLRGEAKGKWVIKQKDPAELDYVESRNILSQYNEIPIIDQISLEGKHWSLNTVEFLDRSDFNNTMVKPYSGTSYTENTYRGNLLFCENMESDDGLFFLKEAPCSGVQLAYPGADFVTNFGHVRMIGLGVTPEDLNVDEWTKAYSAVVGVYSGGEIQRLTALQKYQKNFRKLLPERDEMIVMNTWGDRGSISRLTENFCKKQIEACARLGITHFQLDYGWQEGSDEGTYQHVYKKNPDFWTPNKQLFPNGLSPVIEKGKELGVDVCLYLNPSLSNDNEDWEKDADAIIKMYRDYGVRMFKIDGQKMPNKLAERRTRMMYDKVMRETDENVFFNIDITAGVRGGYFMFTEYGNLFLENRYTEWGNYYPYKTLRNLWMLSRYIPAEKLLIEFPNKWKNKDKYPENDPFAPINYSFEYLFATTMAAQPLVWMDVADLPAGAFTNQQLIKKYRTIQHDFHQGVILPIGDEPSGKSWTGFQSIRDDQGYLLIFREMSPNASAKIKTWLPAGRVVNLTPIAGDGDRIKQQVSDTGSVTLHLPKMNSFALYKYSTY